The Osmia bicornis bicornis chromosome 16, iOsmBic2.1, whole genome shotgun sequence genome includes the window CCAGTGAAAAATCttcattaaaaatgttaaatacgACCATTGCTTAACCATTAATGTGTCTGCTTTTTCTGTCAATTACATTCGCTATGTATTCAAACATTTTGTATGAATTTCATCCTTGTACACATGTATGTGtttaaaaagtttcttttaatatagAATATGCACTTACATTAACAACTTTACTGTCACTTACGAGGGGAACTACCAAAGTgttacgctcacttattaatgaaactttgccaccttgtagaACTCGTCTccctgaacacgcctatacccccttttgggggcagacggctaattgtttaaaagatattaacaatacaaggtgtcccagaactggggtggGACCCgtggagggatgattgctgaggtcattctaaacaactttttcctttgccaaaatgttggttaaggcttcgttttcgagttattaatgAGAAAACGCtgaccaatcagagcgcgccattagtgcgggccgaaccacgagagtgaTGGGTACACTTCGCGTTcaaaccgtggtcgtgatcaagtgcatcgacACCGCGTCggtataataggattcgttgcGCGAAAGTcgtatcgaataatgaattaaagaaagaaaggaaaaataatatcgaattattggttgctcataaataacgaatcctattacaccGACGTGGCGTCAATGCGCTTGATCACGACCATGGTTTGAACGTACCCATCACTCCCGCGGTTTGGCCCGCGCTAatggcgcgctctgattggccagcgTTTTATCGTTAATAACTTGAAAACGAaaccttaaccaacattttggcaaaggaaaaagttgtttagaattaTCATAGCAATCATCCCTCAACGGGTCCTAGCCCAGTTCTGGGATACCCTGTATAATTCTGTGAGAAAATGTTTAACAATTATTGTACTTTGGAACAGGAGGCGTCGAATCCACCCAAGGGAGGAGGACATCAATTGAAAGCATCCGAACCACAGAGGAAGCCACCAAGTTGGCTTGCACGATGCTCTATACTCTGACCCCTCAGTCAGAATAACCTCGACCGTCACCCTCTACTCTACTTTACCCTCGGTCTCCTTGGCTCGCTTCATGTCGCGAGTACTTCTGTGATTTTACTCCTTGACGGCCACCTTCGTTTCCCTTCGTCGCTGCCGGTCACTCTTTTTTACTGATTATTATTCATAGGAACTCTTTTTATCTTGGAGGAgaaactctctctctctttcctctcTTAAAAGACATTTAAGAGTTCTTGAAGGAAACGATTACGAATTGTGataatttttgataattttttaacaattttcgaGCAATTTCAAGAAGCCGCCTCGAagatataatacatatatcatCGTAAAGTCGTTTCCTTACAAGTTTCATGTTGAAGTACCGGAGTGCAATGTACTGagctgttttatttttagaacGCTTATGTTATACAAGTCGAAGGAGgtgattttaattatctttcctttcgtttctttcttttcttcacgaTCAATGAGCAATTTAGGATATTTAAATCATTGACGTTGAATAATTTCTTCATATACAATCTACTGAGAATTGTACGTCTGTAATAAATGTACAATTCTTGTTCGCTTAGTGAAACGTTATTATATTGTAGTCTTTGCTGTATTATTATTTCGTTCATCAAATAAACAAAGCAAGAATGAAGTAATAATTATTGACTTAACAGTTGAATATTTATGGAagcaataaattattcaagcaTTTCTCTGCATGACTTACATATATTTCAATTCTGCTTGCTTTCATTTGCACAATTGTTTAATAGTGTATTCGACAGAAAGATCCTAGAGATTCATCTGTtttagaaattcattttttgttaCGTACATTAAATTATGCATGTAAAAAGGAACAGCGAATTAGGATAtgcataattttatttattctgtgTTTTTATGTCTCGTATGAAGTTTCTCCTCCATGTTTCAATTAATCAAGGGGTAATGATCGATTTTTAACACGAGTTTacatttactttatttaaacacACAAATGGAAAgcggaaagaagaagaagtttCTCTCCTCGAGAagtttctcctttttttctagtatttcaaatgtatttgtttagaaaaaaaaaagaagggggTTGCGGATAGGTAAACAATGGGCggtcattttttatatataaatatataaatatatatatatatatatacacacatcGTCAAGTTAGCTTTTACACCGGATCGAAGAGAAAttcttcattaattaattcattaattaattagcgCAAATTCAGGACTTGAAGAAAagactttttcaaattttgtctcatacttctttttctttttatcgttgaaataattaaaacaaaaataaaactgGAAAAAGATGAAACACGGACACTTCGTCTTCGTTTGAAACGCTTGTTGtaatagtttcttttttttttaaagaaacggagggttctcttttttttttatttgttaacgAGGAAAAGGGATTCCAGTCTGTTTCCACTTACacttaattatataattattataatacattttatattaatccTATTCGTCTATTTTTATTGTTGATACCCGCCTTTTTTCCTTAATGTTGAACGACCAAGTTGTATTGTGATTTTCATTATTGTCATCATACATGTTACaattctattaatattttattgatattatttataactatAATTAACGCCAATAACCGATTAATAATCTTTTTAAACTAGGTAAATATGCGCCTTAAGAAAATACTTGAgtacttttttaaaacaaatgttTTTTACAGTTAAGCTGAATCTATGAATCGCATATGATTTTAGTTGAtagaagaataaattatagaaaagaaaaatgcaaCGAACTAAATAGCTGTTACTTTCTTACAAACTTATCGCACTGAAAAACTGGATGACGTTGTATATACAAAATTActagtaattttttaaacattttataagaataagcaatgtaattttatttcgaaataCCATTTCGTCGAGTCGAAACGAAGCTATTACTTGTCTGATGTAACGAGAAATTAAACTGAAATAAATGTTGATAACGATCATCAATTATTGTCTCTTTTCATCAGTGACGTGGCATTGATGATTGTATCTGCGAAGAGAATTCTTCGAAGAATTTGTTTAAGTTCTTTTCAAACGTTTCAGAGTTTTGCATTTTAGATTTTGTCTCCATTAATGTTTCTTTTAGCTGAAAGAAATAATGTTGTTATGCATTACATTGGATTACTATTATTTGACTAATTCAATATGTACCTCAAAGCATAAATTATCTAATTCTGGATGTAATTTGTTATTACTAGCTGTTTGGATTGATTCATTCATCGCAAGGACAGTTAATCTATGTTGTAAATTCTTCAGTTCTACTCTATCCTTTTGATGAATCGCATGGAAACAAAGGCCAAATGTTTGtaatcttttatttaattgaattatagCTTTGGCACTTTCTGTTAAGTACTTCTGCTCCTTTGACAGTTTAGTAATATTcctaaaatgaaaatatacaaTCTGGTTAGGATTAATTGAATTAGGATTAGGATTTTCAATAGGATTAACTCttcaatttatatattatctTGAATAAGAGTATAAGATTTCTTACATATCAATACTTGCtacaattttttcattgttatttttcaattcaatcAGCTCTTTTTCTAGTTCCTCTTTTCGACATGTTTCCCGCCGCAACGTGTTCTCCAAATTCTCTAtatgaattttgaatttcgcGGCTTCCGTTTGATTGGACAAAGTTTCTTTTGCTAATATGTCACGTTCTTTCAAGAGACTGTCATGATCCATCGATaagtttgaataaaaaattttatcacGCATTTTCTCTTCCACTAGGGAACTAATCGTTTCCGTAGCTGATTTCAATCGAATTCGTAAATCGTTCGATGTTCtttgttcatttttcaaaagcGCGTTCTTCGAGCATAATTCTTCGCGTATTAACAAATGTTCCTTTTCCAATTTATCCAACTCTTTCTGGGAAgaatattgttaattattttaatgatgaaattatttttaaatttgaaaaaatttactACCTTGCTTCTTTGAACTTCGTAAATTATTTCGTGAAATTTTTTCTCGAAGTGAGAGATCTCTGGCATGTTAGATAAAAACCTttccatttttatattaaattctaattaattctttccacaatatctaataataatgTTTTTGGTATTTCATAAAGTTTAGCGGACAGTTTTGCTAACAATATCACTTCGATACAATCGATTTctcgaatatttgaaaaaaagaaggattAAGTACAATTATAggtaaaaataatgaatacaacctaattacttataaatatgtataataataagaaatttattttttttttattttaaataatattctgtataaaaattttaatgactATCCATGAACTGAATATCTGAAAGTAATAAAACAGTGTTTGGCAATGGCCTAGGCTGTGGACTTAGCACTGTGAACGTTTGCCTCTCTACATCGACATTGGTTctgtaaagaaaaatattttttatcttaataaaaaatgaaagcaTTATAAAATACTATATACTTTATGTagtaaatcatttttattgaacATATGTAtcttaaaattatattttacatacaCACAGACAAATCCAGCGACATTAGTTTGTACCACATCGTCTTCCGGTGAATCAGCAAACGAGACTGATAATAAATGATGCAAAAGATTCGGTCCAGGTGTAACAGCCACTAATTTAGTTAGATTATCTTCCGCTTTCATTCCAAGCGGCATACAGGATGCGGGTAATACGGGGGCTccgattttatacaatctgGCTTCGCTCCATTTCACTTCAAAACTATGCGGATACAACGGAGTTCTAGACCCATAAAAATATTCCCTAACACCTTGGTCCCTAGCTTCCACTCTCTGCGCTTGACTCCTCTCCACGACCCCACCACTTTTTGGTACAAAAACAACTTTAACAAAATCCGGCATATCTCTAACAAGTTCGTTGTAAAGTCTCTCTTGATCTAGTACTAAAATCGCATCGACCTCAAAAGCCTGAGCAGCATGGGTCAATAATTTATATCCAGCTCCTTTGACCCAACCGCAGGTATTTATCACAATTCCTGAGACTCTGGCCTTTTTATTAGCTTGGAGTCTATCGGAACAGACTTCTGCAAGTCGTGTTACAAGAAGATTATAAAGAGCAACATTGGCATTCGGAGATTTGTGTCCAAAATGAAAGACCAACGGTGCTTGTTGGCTGAAACCTTCGACTATGCTAGATGGACGTTCGACTAACAATGCTCCAACGGTGCCTGGTATCGCTATGTGACCTTGGCCAACATCTAGATCCACAAAGATAGGTCTGCGGCCCATTCTAACCGCATAATTCAATAAAAGCCTACAAAGCGTAGATTTTCCAACATCGCAGGGACCAACGACCATCGTTATCGGTCCTCTGGTGTCATCTTTCTCTGCATTTTCTCTGAGCCTTTCCATCGCAGCATGGCAATTTAAATAAAGACCCATCGGAGTCTCTTTGGCAACGTAACTAACGTCAGTTTTTCCAACTAATTCTACCGTACAACCCTGCCAAGTAAATACAGCAACTTTAGCTCCAGCAGTGAATTCatatttctttccttttactAGTTCTGTGCCGAATACTTCTGCCAAACCAGTTTTCAACTACCAGAAAACAAACAGCTGAATTAATCAGTATATGTGtttattgaatgtatttataagcgaataaataatttacctCCAGTGTAACTTTTTCATTCTTCGATTCAACCTCGAATCGTAATTCACAGTCTGGATCTAATTTAAACTCTTGAGTTTGTGCTTTCTCGTCTGTCATTTTATGAATATATTACACTTCTTCTTACATGCCTGATGATAATGTTTTTATAGCAGttattattttccttatttttctgCGATATTCTTATTTTGTTTATACAGACTATCTTAACCTCTATACGATTATTCGAGTGTATACCAGTGACTATAGATACAAAAGGGTTGAACATGCCTTTGTTCTTGAGATGATTTTGGGTGTCCTAGGCACCCTCAGGTGAAGTTGAAACTTGTACTACTAGTCCTTCTTACCATACCTTGCACTGACTATCGTAAGGACACAGTTTTGACCCTTTTtaattctctttttttttagaaatcagTTAGAATCGGTACAAgaccgaaaaattattaaaataattgtttgacaaacttgtaGTTCAAAAAAAACgcaataaattaaatatttttaatttcgacAACTTACCGACCGAAATTCCAAAGAACACTCGCGCCATCTATAAGAAAGTCGCTGAAACTACTTATCAATTATCAATCTGGTCGGTAAGTTGTCGAGTAGTTTCAGccatttttgtatagatggcgctaggaTCGAATTTCAAAAGTACTTAGtttatggcggtctttttaaaatacattttacgaataaaaatttatctaaCTGAATTCTTTATagtaaataaatcaaaagGATTCAAAACTgagtctttatggttttcagTGCCGGATATGGTAAAAGGAACTGGTAAGACAGGCACGTAGATTTAACGTTACCCCAGGGTTCCTGAGGACCCCAAGTCCACTACCATGATGCATGTATTTCTTAACCATGTTATTCACATTTAAATGTTACCTGAATTGATACAAtggttttaaataataaattattaacaattaatcaATTACTACAAAATGTTAGGTAAGTAATAAAGTATTAGGTAAAAAATTACTTGCTCGTAGTCAAaatagttattaattattttcgctGTTAACTTTTCATTGATGAATGTAATGTTAAATAGTAGAAAGGCATTTGActtgtatatttaattatttacaggCGATTTCATTGCTCAAAAGTTAAAAAAGCATACGAAGGAAGTGGTAAATCAACTATGCATATTATTAATGTTGCTGGCCCCAAATTGTTCATAACTACATGCTCATCGGTACAAAATGATTCTCTCATAATTTTGTGTCACAAGCTTGTCAAGCTTTACATTTGTCATTATCTCTTTTTTTACAGATAGGATTCCAATTAAGCGATAATTCAATGGTAGTTGGTCCACTTGCAATTTTTGCAAGAACTATTTTATGTTGGAATATTGCTTGTGGGAAAAACATAAGCGAAGCaaatttatctttatttaCTGCCCTTGAACCAAAACTGGATGTGTTAATCCTAGGTTTAGAAACTAAGTACGACCAGAAGACACTGAAtgcaataaagaaaataactAGTGAAAAGAATATTAGCACTGAAATATTGCCTGTAGATCAAGCGTGTGGTATAT containing:
- the LOC114877887 gene encoding uncharacterized protein LOC114877887 yields the protein MRDKIFYSNLSMDHDSLLKERDILAKETLSNQTEAAKFKIHIENLENTLRRETCRKEELEKELIELKNNNEKIVASIDMNITKLSKEQKYLTESAKAIIQLNKRLQTFGLCFHAIHQKDRVELKNLQHRLTVLAMNESIQTASNNKLHPELDNLCFELKETLMETKSKMQNSETFEKNLNKFFEEFSSQIQSSMPRH
- the LOC114877876 gene encoding protein CLP1 homolog, with product MTDEKAQTQEFKLDPDCELRFEVESKNEKVTLELKTGLAEVFGTELVKGKKYEFTAGAKVAVFTWQGCTVELVGKTDVSYVAKETPMGLYLNCHAAMERLRENAEKDDTRGPITMVVGPCDVGKSTLCRLLLNYAVRMGRRPIFVDLDVGQGHIAIPGTVGALLVERPSSIVEGFSQQAPLVFHFGHKSPNANVALYNLLVTRLAEVCSDRLQANKKARVSGIVINTCGWVKGAGYKLLTHAAQAFEVDAILVLDQERLYNELVRDMPDFVKVVFVPKSGGVVERSQAQRVEARDQGVREYFYGSRTPLYPHSFEVKWSEARLYKIGAPVLPASCMPLGMKAEDNLTKLVAVTPGPNLLHHLLSVSFADSPEDDVVQTNVAGFVCVTNVDVERQTFTVLSPQPRPLPNTVLLLSDIQFMDSH
- the LOC114877842 gene encoding NADH dehydrogenase [ubiquinone] 1 alpha subcomplex assembly factor 3 → MVLNNKLLTINQLLQNVRRFHCSKVKKAYEGSGKSTMHIINVAGPKLFITTCSSIGFQLSDNSMVVGPLAIFARTILCWNIACGKNISEANLSLFTALEPKLDVLILGLETKYDQKTLNAIKKITSEKNISTEILPVDQACGIYNFLCEEGRYVAAGLIPPLPEETHFYKKLTTNLKSLQKDKLIE